A single genomic interval of Mycobacteriales bacterium harbors:
- a CDS encoding lipid II flippase MurJ, with amino-acid sequence MRTQTLLGAAAGIAVVTVAARVVGFGRTAVLAQTVGASDVGDTYTAVNALPNVLFEVAAGGALAAVAVPLVAGAVAAGDRATVDRTVSALLSWTLAVLLPVALGCALAAPLLVRGLLGDDATGAGSVDVGARMLRVFAPQVVLYGVAVVLIGVLQAHRRFLAAALAPLVSSLVVITTFLLYAGTGPQASPADLTDGQVLLLAGGTTAGVLALAATVAVPLRTTGVRLRPSLSFPPGVAARARGLAGSGVASLLAQQVSLLVALRLAADGAEGTVVVYSLAVAVFLLPWAVLAVPVATSAFPRMSEAATQEGTAYAEVVRSSLRAAVGLSALGAVALLVLAGPVAALLLLSGAPGLDDSDALRDAIRAFAPGLVGHGAAAVLGRALLADGRSRSAAAGTASGWLAVALGSVLLARLSDLSTAVALGLASSAGLTLGAVVLGSLLRQARRG; translated from the coding sequence GTGAGGACCCAGACGCTGCTGGGTGCGGCCGCGGGCATCGCGGTCGTCACGGTCGCGGCGCGGGTCGTCGGCTTCGGCCGGACCGCGGTCCTGGCGCAGACCGTCGGTGCGTCCGACGTCGGCGACACCTACACCGCCGTCAACGCGCTGCCCAACGTGCTCTTCGAGGTCGCAGCCGGGGGCGCCCTTGCCGCCGTCGCGGTGCCGCTCGTCGCCGGGGCCGTCGCGGCCGGCGACCGCGCGACCGTCGACCGCACCGTGTCGGCGCTGCTGTCGTGGACCCTCGCGGTCCTGCTGCCCGTCGCGCTGGGGTGCGCACTCGCGGCGCCGCTGCTCGTGCGCGGGCTGCTCGGCGACGACGCGACCGGCGCGGGCTCGGTCGACGTCGGTGCCCGGATGCTGCGGGTCTTCGCCCCGCAGGTTGTCCTCTACGGCGTTGCCGTCGTGCTCATCGGCGTCCTGCAGGCGCACCGCCGCTTCCTCGCTGCCGCCCTCGCCCCGCTCGTCTCGAGCCTCGTCGTCATCACCACCTTTCTGCTCTACGCCGGCACCGGCCCGCAGGCCTCGCCCGCCGACCTCACCGACGGCCAGGTGCTGCTGCTCGCCGGCGGCACCACCGCGGGGGTGCTCGCGCTCGCCGCGACCGTCGCCGTCCCGCTGCGCACCACCGGCGTCCGCCTACGCCCCTCGCTGTCCTTCCCGCCGGGGGTCGCGGCCCGGGCCCGCGGCCTGGCCGGCTCCGGCGTCGCCTCGCTGCTCGCCCAGCAGGTCAGCCTGCTCGTCGCGCTGCGCCTCGCCGCTGACGGCGCCGAGGGCACCGTGGTCGTCTACTCCCTCGCGGTCGCGGTCTTCCTGCTGCCCTGGGCAGTCCTCGCGGTTCCGGTCGCGACGTCGGCCTTCCCCCGGATGTCGGAGGCCGCCACGCAGGAGGGCACGGCGTACGCCGAGGTCGTGCGCAGCTCCCTGCGCGCGGCCGTCGGACTGTCGGCGCTCGGTGCCGTCGCGCTGCTGGTCCTCGCCGGACCGGTCGCCGCGCTGCTGCTGCTGTCGGGTGCGCCCGGGCTCGACGACAGCGACGCGCTGCGCGACGCGATCCGCGCCTTCGCGCCGGGGCTGGTCGGCCACGGGGCCGCGGCGGTCCTCGGGCGGGCGCTGCTCGCCGACGGCCGGAGCCGGTCGGCGGCTGCCGGCACCGCGAGCGGCTGGCTCGCGGTCGCCCTCGGGTCGGTCCTGCTGGCGCGGCTCAGCGACCTGTCCACCGCCGTCGCGCTCGGGCTCGCGAGCAGCGCCGGCCTCACCCTCGGCGCCGTCGTGCTCGGGTCGCTGCTCCGGCAGGCCCGCCGTGGCTGA
- a CDS encoding glycosyltransferase family 4 protein, protein MADLAGTRVLLVLATSTGGVGEHVRSLAAGLSARGATVTVACPSSTQAAFGFDRHVAVEIGSRPAPSDLAVLRRLRALARDHDVVHAHGLRAGALVPRGSVVTWHNAQLTGSPVGALLERLVARRARVTLAASADLADRARELGARDVRVAPVSAPDRVATGRDPGLGHPLVLAIGRLHPQKGYDVLLRALPLLGDAVVAVAGDGPLRGSLEMQAPEVRWLGHRDDVADLLAAADVVVLPSVWEARSLTAQEAMRAGRPLVATAVGGVPDLVGDGAVLVAPGDADALGAAVRRLLDDPAAATALGERARVVAATWPTPDDAVDLVVAAYRVALP, encoded by the coding sequence GTGGCTGACCTCGCGGGCACGCGGGTGCTGCTCGTGCTCGCGACCTCCACCGGGGGAGTGGGCGAGCACGTCCGGTCGCTGGCCGCCGGGTTGTCCGCGCGGGGTGCGACCGTCACGGTCGCGTGCCCGTCGTCGACGCAGGCGGCCTTCGGGTTCGACCGCCACGTCGCGGTGGAGATCGGGTCGCGGCCCGCGCCGTCGGACCTCGCCGTCCTGCGCCGGCTGCGGGCGCTCGCCCGCGACCACGACGTCGTGCACGCCCACGGGCTGCGGGCCGGTGCCCTGGTGCCGCGCGGGTCGGTCGTGACCTGGCACAACGCGCAGCTGACCGGTAGCCCGGTCGGCGCGCTGCTCGAGCGGCTCGTCGCCCGTCGCGCAAGGGTGACCCTGGCGGCCTCGGCAGACCTCGCCGACCGCGCCCGGGAGCTCGGGGCCCGCGACGTGCGGGTCGCGCCGGTGTCGGCCCCTGACCGCGTCGCGACCGGGCGCGACCCCGGGCTCGGCCACCCGCTGGTCCTCGCGATCGGCCGGCTCCACCCGCAGAAGGGCTACGACGTCCTGCTCCGTGCGCTGCCGCTGCTCGGCGACGCGGTCGTCGCGGTCGCGGGTGACGGACCGCTGCGCGGGTCGCTCGAGATGCAGGCGCCGGAGGTGCGCTGGCTCGGTCACCGCGACGACGTCGCAGACCTGCTCGCCGCAGCCGACGTCGTCGTGCTGCCGTCGGTGTGGGAGGCCCGCTCGCTCACCGCGCAGGAGGCGATGCGGGCCGGGCGCCCGCTCGTCGCGACCGCGGTCGGGGGCGTCCCGGACCTCGTCGGTGACGGGGCGGTGCTCGTCGCGCCGGGTGACGCCGACGCGCTCGGTGCCGCCGTGCGCCGGCTGCTCGACGACCCAGCGGCCGCGACTGCGCTGGGGGAGCGGGCCCGGGTCGTCGCCGCGACCTGGCCGACGCCCGACGACGCGGTCGACCTGGTCGTCGCGGCCTACCGCGTGGCGCTCCCATGA
- a CDS encoding CTP synthase produces the protein MVRASQTCHLFVTGGVASSLGKGLTASSLGRLLKARGLRVTMQKLDPYLNVDPGTMNPFQHGEVFVTDDGAETDLDVGHYERFLDEDLHGDANVTTGQVYSAVIAKERRGEYLGDTVQVIPHITDEIRNRITSLGGPDVDVVITEVGGTVGDIESLPFLEAARQVRQEVGRDRCFFLHVSLIPYIGPSGELKTKPTQHSVQALRTIGITPDAIVCRSDRPIHAGIKNKIAAMCDVDVEAVVSAVDAPSIYDIPKVLHAEGLDAYVVRRLGLPFRDVDWRDWDQLLQRVHAPAKELTVALVGKYVDLPDAYLSVTEALRAGGFANDAKVHIRWVTSDDCETPEGARKALEGVDGVLVPGGFGVRGIEGKLGAITYARTEKIPTLGLCLGLQCMVIEVARSLAGIEKANSAEFDPASPDPVIATMADQEDVVAGERDMGGTMRLGLWPTKLLSGSVAAGAYGDEPATERHRHRYEVNNAYRPALEAAGLVFSGTSPDGGLVEIAELPADVHPFFVGTQAHPEFRSRPTRAHPLFRAFVAAACDRADGRMLPLQ, from the coding sequence GTGGTCCGAGCGAGCCAGACCTGCCACCTGTTCGTCACCGGCGGCGTCGCCTCGTCGCTCGGCAAGGGGCTCACCGCCTCCTCGCTCGGGCGGCTGCTGAAGGCGCGCGGCCTGCGCGTGACGATGCAGAAGCTCGACCCCTACCTCAACGTCGACCCCGGGACGATGAACCCGTTCCAGCACGGCGAGGTCTTCGTGACCGACGACGGGGCGGAGACCGACCTCGACGTCGGTCACTACGAGCGGTTCCTCGACGAGGACCTGCACGGCGACGCCAACGTCACGACCGGGCAGGTCTACAGCGCGGTCATCGCCAAGGAGCGCCGCGGGGAGTACCTCGGCGACACCGTCCAGGTCATCCCGCACATCACCGACGAGATCCGCAACCGGATCACCAGCCTCGGTGGGCCTGACGTCGACGTGGTCATCACCGAGGTCGGTGGCACCGTCGGCGACATCGAGTCGCTGCCCTTCCTCGAGGCCGCCCGCCAGGTCCGCCAGGAGGTCGGCCGCGACCGCTGCTTCTTCCTGCACGTCTCGCTCATCCCCTACATCGGCCCGTCGGGGGAGCTGAAGACCAAGCCGACGCAGCACTCCGTGCAGGCGCTGCGCACCATCGGCATCACGCCGGACGCGATCGTGTGCCGCTCCGACCGCCCGATCCACGCCGGCATCAAGAACAAGATCGCGGCGATGTGCGACGTCGACGTCGAGGCCGTCGTCTCCGCCGTCGACGCGCCGTCGATCTACGACATCCCGAAGGTGCTGCACGCCGAGGGCCTCGACGCCTACGTCGTCCGTCGGCTGGGGCTGCCCTTCCGCGACGTCGACTGGCGCGACTGGGACCAGCTGCTGCAACGGGTCCACGCGCCCGCCAAGGAGCTGACGGTCGCCCTTGTCGGGAAGTACGTCGACCTGCCCGATGCCTACCTGTCGGTGACCGAGGCGCTGCGGGCCGGCGGCTTCGCCAACGACGCGAAGGTGCACATCCGCTGGGTCACCTCCGACGACTGCGAGACCCCCGAGGGCGCGCGCAAGGCGCTCGAGGGCGTCGACGGCGTCCTCGTGCCGGGCGGTTTCGGCGTACGCGGGATCGAGGGCAAGCTCGGGGCGATCACCTACGCGCGGACCGAGAAGATCCCGACGCTGGGGCTGTGCCTCGGCCTGCAGTGCATGGTGATCGAGGTGGCCCGGTCGCTCGCCGGCATCGAGAAGGCCAACAGCGCGGAGTTCGACCCGGCGTCGCCGGACCCGGTCATCGCGACGATGGCCGACCAGGAGGACGTCGTCGCCGGTGAGCGCGACATGGGCGGCACGATGCGGCTCGGCCTGTGGCCGACCAAGCTGCTGTCCGGGTCGGTGGCCGCCGGTGCCTACGGCGACGAGCCCGCGACCGAGCGGCACCGTCACCGCTACGAGGTCAACAACGCCTACCGTCCCGCCCTCGAGGCCGCCGGCCTGGTCTTCTCCGGCACCTCGCCGGACGGTGGCCTGGTGGAGATCGCCGAGCTGCCCGCCGACGTGCACCCGTTCTTCGTCGGGACGCAGGCCCACCCGGAGTTCCGCTCCCGCCCGACCCGCGCGCACCCGCTCTTCCGCGCCTTCGTGGCCGCCGCCTGCGACCGCGCCGACGGCCGGATGCTCCCGCTCCAGTAG
- a CDS encoding DUF6351 family protein → MRATRLLLPLIVLGLVGALPAQPAASAPPGDVRIEVLSGRGDLVTGGDALLKVVLPAGASATGLRVDDDGRDVTAAFGADGLGLVTGLAKGRNVVRAVLPDGRGARITLTNAPIGGPVFSGPQIQPWGCTEGALDAQCNRPATVTFSYLPTGGAALQPYDPENPPSDVSTTTTDEGNEVPFIVREETGVSVRDEYRIAALFDPTKPVDPTADNPGFAHKLVLTHGASCDTEYAMGTAPDVLLTDALSQGFAVASHALDNAGHNCSLVTQAESLVVTKEMVAERFGPIDYTIGSGCSGGSLVQQQVANAYPGVYQGITPQCSFTDAWSSAQQYVDYVGLRAYLEGPGLAEGITPVQWPVIVGHANPVNQISFTTAIPNSGDPSRSCSGVPAADVFSATNPDGVRCSFQDYMVNVFGTTPDGKARRPISNVGVQYGLSGLLAFLDPASATDPTRPPLTPAQFVALNAGVGGFDIDFEPIAARTVADPIAQDRVYRSGAVNTGAHLDEVAIIDLGGPEPGAFHDVYRKHSMRARLIREHGDADNQVFWEGQTPLLGDVSFVDDSIRAMDEWLAAVQADTSALPLADKIVAAKAVAGVTERCVAVDGQDVPLALCDTTVDPTIFSSPRIEAGGGDPKVGFTDDRLDCQTVPLTSFTWAGQAFAAVFTAAEQTALQQTFPDGVCDYSRPGKGFQAATTWLTYQDASGAVIYGGRPLGAAPVSVPFRPAGSVTGPVTGPVVAPTLPTTGGSTALGLGALVLLGAALVLRRGRRSPTP, encoded by the coding sequence ATGCGTGCCACCCGACTCCTGCTGCCCCTGATCGTCCTCGGTCTCGTCGGTGCCCTGCCGGCGCAGCCGGCCGCGTCGGCCCCACCCGGCGACGTGCGCATCGAGGTGCTGTCCGGACGGGGTGACCTCGTCACCGGCGGGGACGCGCTGCTGAAGGTTGTCCTACCGGCAGGCGCGAGCGCTACCGGGCTGCGCGTCGACGACGACGGACGCGACGTCACCGCCGCCTTCGGGGCGGACGGGCTCGGCCTGGTGACGGGCCTCGCGAAGGGGCGCAACGTCGTACGTGCTGTGCTGCCCGACGGGCGGGGGGCCCGCATCACGCTGACCAACGCACCGATCGGCGGGCCCGTCTTCAGCGGTCCGCAGATCCAGCCCTGGGGCTGCACCGAGGGGGCTCTCGACGCGCAGTGCAACCGCCCTGCCACCGTGACGTTCTCCTACCTGCCGACGGGTGGTGCGGCGCTACAGCCCTACGACCCGGAGAACCCGCCGTCCGACGTGTCGACGACGACCACCGACGAGGGCAACGAGGTTCCTTTCATCGTCCGGGAGGAGACCGGTGTCAGCGTCCGCGACGAGTACCGCATCGCGGCGCTGTTCGACCCGACGAAGCCGGTCGACCCGACCGCCGACAACCCCGGGTTCGCCCACAAGCTCGTCCTCACTCACGGCGCCAGCTGCGACACGGAGTACGCCATGGGGACCGCCCCCGACGTGCTGCTCACCGATGCCCTGTCGCAGGGCTTCGCTGTTGCCTCGCACGCCCTCGACAACGCCGGCCACAACTGCAGCCTGGTCACACAGGCCGAGTCGCTGGTCGTCACCAAGGAGATGGTCGCGGAGCGCTTCGGCCCGATCGACTACACCATCGGCAGCGGCTGCTCGGGCGGCTCGCTCGTGCAGCAGCAGGTCGCCAACGCCTACCCCGGCGTCTACCAGGGCATCACCCCGCAGTGCAGCTTCACCGACGCGTGGAGCTCGGCCCAGCAGTACGTCGACTACGTCGGCTTGCGGGCCTACCTGGAAGGGCCCGGCCTCGCCGAGGGCATCACCCCCGTGCAGTGGCCGGTCATCGTCGGCCACGCCAACCCGGTCAACCAGATCAGCTTCACGACCGCGATCCCGAACTCCGGCGACCCGAGCCGTTCGTGCTCCGGCGTGCCAGCCGCGGACGTCTTCAGCGCGACCAACCCTGACGGTGTGCGCTGCTCCTTCCAGGACTACATGGTCAACGTCTTCGGCACGACGCCCGACGGCAAGGCCCGCCGACCCATCAGCAACGTCGGCGTGCAGTACGGCCTGTCGGGCCTGCTCGCCTTCCTCGACCCGGCGTCGGCCACCGACCCGACCCGGCCGCCGCTGACCCCCGCGCAGTTCGTCGCTCTCAACGCCGGCGTCGGCGGCTTCGACATCGACTTCGAGCCGATCGCGGCGCGCACCGTCGCCGACCCGATCGCGCAGGACCGGGTCTACCGGAGCGGCGCGGTCAACACGGGCGCGCACCTCGACGAGGTCGCGATCATCGACCTCGGCGGTCCCGAGCCCGGTGCCTTCCACGACGTCTACCGCAAGCACTCGATGCGGGCCCGTCTGATCCGCGAACACGGCGACGCCGACAACCAGGTCTTCTGGGAGGGCCAGACGCCGCTGCTCGGCGACGTGTCCTTCGTCGACGACTCGATCCGGGCCATGGACGAGTGGCTCGCCGCGGTGCAGGCCGACACCAGCGCGCTGCCGCTGGCCGACAAGATCGTCGCGGCGAAAGCGGTGGCAGGGGTGACGGAGCGCTGCGTCGCGGTCGACGGCCAGGACGTCCCGCTGGCGTTGTGCGACACGACGGTCGACCCGACCATCTTCTCCTCGCCCCGCATCGAGGCCGGCGGGGGCGACCCGAAAGTCGGCTTCACCGACGACCGGCTCGACTGCCAGACGGTGCCGCTCACGTCCTTCACCTGGGCGGGCCAGGCCTTCGCCGCCGTCTTCACCGCTGCCGAGCAGACCGCCCTCCAGCAGACCTTCCCCGACGGGGTCTGCGACTACAGCCGCCCCGGCAAGGGCTTCCAGGCCGCGACGACCTGGCTCACCTACCAGGACGCGTCGGGTGCCGTGATCTACGGCGGCCGACCGCTCGGCGCCGCGCCGGTGTCGGTGCCCTTCCGTCCGGCCGGGTCTGTGACCGGCCCGGTGACCGGACCGGTCGTGGCGCCGACGCTGCCGACCACCGGTGGGTCGACGGCCCTCGGGCTGGGGGCGCTCGTGCTGCTCGGCGCCGCGCTGGTGCTGCGCCGCGGACGTCGGTCGCCGACGCCCTGA
- a CDS encoding NUDIX hydrolase: MSAPHDHRVVTTDRVYDGRVIAVRRDVVSMPGETTSQRDVVEHPGAVGVVALDDDGRVLLVSQYRHPVRRRLEELPAGLLDVSGEPALLAAQRELAEEAGLGATTWHVLVDALTSPGMTDEAIRLFLARDVHPVERQVQEHEEADLTTEWVALEEGVRRVLAGEIENAMCCLGLLAADRAAQSGFAGLRPADAPWPARPVTAG; this comes from the coding sequence ATGAGTGCGCCGCACGACCACCGGGTCGTCACCACCGACCGGGTCTACGACGGCCGCGTCATCGCGGTCCGTCGCGACGTCGTGAGCATGCCGGGGGAGACGACCTCGCAGCGCGACGTCGTCGAGCACCCCGGCGCGGTCGGCGTGGTCGCTCTCGACGACGACGGCCGGGTGCTGCTGGTCTCGCAGTACCGCCACCCGGTCCGGCGCCGGCTCGAGGAGCTGCCCGCCGGTCTGCTCGACGTCTCCGGTGAGCCGGCGCTGCTCGCCGCCCAGCGCGAGCTCGCCGAGGAGGCGGGGCTCGGGGCCACGACCTGGCACGTCCTCGTCGACGCCCTGACCTCGCCCGGGATGACCGATGAGGCGATCCGGCTCTTCCTCGCCCGCGACGTCCACCCGGTCGAGCGGCAGGTCCAGGAGCACGAGGAGGCCGACCTCACGACCGAGTGGGTCGCGTTGGAGGAGGGCGTACGACGGGTGCTCGCGGGCGAGATCGAGAACGCCATGTGCTGCCTCGGGCTGCTGGCTGCGGACCGGGCGGCACAGTCGGGCTTCGCGGGGCTGCGGCCGGCCGACGCGCCCTGGCCCGCCCGTCCGGTCACCGCCGGCTGA
- the ald gene encoding alanine dehydrogenase, which produces MKVGIPREVKDHEYRVAITPAGVRELVAHGHSVAVEKDAGVGSSITDDEFVAAGASIVGTADDVWADAELVLKVKEPVASEYHRMRRDQVLFTYLHLAASKACTDAMLASGVTGVAYETVQLADRSLPLLAPMSEVAGRMAPQVGAHCLERGAGGRGVLMGGVSGVYAAKVVVIGAGVSGMNAAAIALGMQAEVLLLDRNVARLREVDRIYQGHMQTVCSNTFEIERAVLDADLVIGAVLVPGAKAPTLVSDELVAAMKPGSVLVDISVDQGGCFESTRPTTHSDPTFEVNGSLFYCVANMPGAVPHTSTYALTNVTLPYALEIANRGLAGAVAADPALAPGVNTVSGSLVYGPVAEAHGLPLVDLASVLA; this is translated from the coding sequence GTGAAAGTCGGCATCCCGCGCGAGGTCAAGGACCACGAGTACCGCGTCGCGATCACGCCCGCGGGTGTCCGCGAGCTCGTCGCCCACGGCCACTCGGTGGCGGTCGAGAAGGACGCCGGCGTCGGGTCCTCGATCACCGACGACGAGTTCGTCGCCGCCGGTGCCTCCATCGTCGGGACGGCCGACGACGTGTGGGCCGACGCGGAGCTGGTGCTGAAGGTCAAGGAGCCGGTGGCCTCGGAGTACCACCGGATGCGTCGCGACCAGGTGCTGTTCACCTACCTGCACCTCGCCGCGTCGAAGGCGTGCACCGACGCGATGCTGGCCTCCGGGGTCACGGGCGTGGCCTACGAGACGGTGCAGCTCGCCGACCGCTCGCTGCCGCTGCTCGCGCCGATGTCGGAGGTCGCGGGCCGGATGGCGCCGCAGGTCGGCGCCCACTGCCTCGAGCGCGGCGCGGGTGGCCGCGGTGTCCTGATGGGCGGCGTCTCCGGGGTCTACGCCGCGAAGGTCGTCGTGATCGGTGCGGGCGTCTCCGGCATGAACGCCGCCGCGATCGCGCTCGGCATGCAGGCCGAGGTGCTGCTGCTCGACCGCAACGTCGCGCGGCTGCGCGAGGTCGACCGCATCTACCAGGGCCACATGCAGACCGTCTGCAGCAACACCTTCGAGATCGAGCGGGCCGTCCTCGACGCCGACCTCGTCATCGGCGCGGTGCTCGTGCCCGGTGCCAAGGCGCCGACCCTGGTCTCCGACGAGCTCGTCGCCGCGATGAAGCCGGGCTCGGTGCTCGTCGACATCTCCGTCGACCAGGGTGGCTGCTTCGAGTCGACCCGGCCGACGACGCACTCCGACCCGACCTTCGAAGTCAACGGCTCGCTGTTCTACTGCGTCGCCAACATGCCGGGCGCTGTCCCGCACACGTCGACCTACGCGCTGACCAACGTCACGCTGCCTTACGCGCTCGAGATCGCGAACCGCGGGCTCGCCGGCGCGGTCGCGGCCGACCCGGCGCTCGCGCCCGGGGTCAACACGGTGTCGGGCTCGCTCGTCTACGGCCCGGTCGCCGAGGCGCACGGCCTGCCGCTGGTCGACCTCGCGAGCGTGCTCGCCTGA
- a CDS encoding site-specific tyrosine recombinase XerD: MASRVVSAYLDHLAVERGLAANTLSSYRRDLSRYTAWLGERGLDTVTEADVAGFLASLRTGSESHPPLSATSAGRAVVAVRGLHRFAHREGLTAGDPAREVRPPAAVRRLPKALPVEHVVALLEAAGAGEGPRPLRDRALLELLYGTGARISEAVGLAVDDVDDVSGLVRLDGKGGKQRVVPVGSFALGALSAYLVQGRPALSAAGSGTSALFLNARGGRLSRQSAWTVLRAAAVRAGWESSRVEGLSPHVLRHSFATHLLDGGADVRVVQELLGHASVTTTQVYTLVTVDRLREVYATAHPRALA; this comes from the coding sequence GTGGCGTCGCGGGTGGTGTCGGCGTACCTCGACCATCTCGCCGTGGAGCGCGGGCTCGCGGCCAACACGCTGTCGTCGTACCGCCGCGATCTCTCCCGCTACACCGCGTGGCTGGGGGAGCGCGGGCTCGACACGGTGACGGAGGCCGATGTGGCCGGCTTCCTGGCGTCGCTGCGGACCGGGTCGGAGTCGCACCCGCCGCTGTCGGCGACCTCGGCCGGCCGGGCGGTCGTCGCGGTCCGCGGCCTGCACCGCTTCGCGCACCGGGAGGGGCTCACCGCGGGCGACCCCGCGCGGGAGGTCCGCCCGCCGGCGGCGGTGCGTCGGCTGCCCAAGGCGCTGCCGGTCGAGCACGTCGTCGCGCTGCTGGAGGCGGCGGGTGCGGGGGAGGGGCCGCGGCCGCTGCGCGACCGCGCGCTGCTCGAGCTGCTCTACGGCACGGGAGCCCGGATCTCGGAGGCGGTCGGGTTGGCCGTCGATGACGTCGACGACGTCTCGGGGCTGGTGCGGCTCGACGGCAAGGGCGGCAAGCAGAGGGTCGTGCCGGTGGGGTCCTTCGCGCTGGGGGCGCTGTCGGCCTACCTCGTGCAGGGCCGGCCGGCGCTGTCGGCCGCCGGTTCGGGGACGTCGGCGCTGTTCCTCAACGCCCGCGGTGGTCGGCTGTCGCGCCAGAGCGCCTGGACGGTGCTGCGGGCGGCTGCGGTCCGGGCGGGCTGGGAGTCCTCCCGGGTCGAGGGGCTGTCGCCGCACGTGCTCCGGCACTCCTTCGCGACGCACCTGCTCGACGGCGGGGCCGACGTCCGGGTCGTGCAGGAGCTGCTCGGGCACGCCTCGGTCACGACGACCCAGGTCTACACACTGGTCACCGTCGACCGGCTGCGCGAGGTCTACGCGACCGCGCACCCACGCGCGCTGGCCTAG
- a CDS encoding ParA family protein encodes MSTSAGAHHIPVSLAAGEADGLGPTGRVRPHFPEPPPLDRHGPARILAMCNQKGGVGKTTSTINLGAALAETGRRVLLVDLDPQGALSVGLGVNPLQLDRTVYNLLMERDVTVDDVMLKTNIAGMDLLPSNIDLSAAEVQLVNEVAREQTLLRVLTPVLDDYDIVLMDCQPSLGLLTVNALTAAHGVIIPLECEFFALRGVALLIQTIEKIQERLNPRLELEGILATMYDARTLHGREVLARVVEAFGDRVFHTVINRTVRFPETTVAGEPITTYASSSAGAGAYRDLAREVLAR; translated from the coding sequence ATGTCGACAAGTGCGGGAGCGCACCACATCCCGGTGTCGTTAGCTGCGGGTGAGGCCGACGGCCTCGGCCCGACCGGCCGGGTCCGGCCGCACTTCCCGGAGCCGCCGCCGCTCGACCGGCACGGACCGGCCCGCATCCTGGCCATGTGCAACCAGAAGGGCGGCGTCGGCAAGACCACGTCGACGATCAACCTGGGCGCCGCGCTGGCCGAGACCGGGCGACGGGTGCTCTTGGTCGACCTCGACCCGCAGGGCGCGCTGTCCGTGGGCCTGGGCGTCAACCCGCTCCAGCTGGACCGCACCGTCTACAACCTGCTCATGGAGCGCGACGTCACCGTCGACGACGTGATGCTGAAGACCAACATCGCAGGCATGGACCTGCTGCCGAGCAACATCGACCTGTCGGCCGCCGAGGTGCAGCTGGTCAACGAGGTGGCCCGCGAGCAGACCCTGCTGCGGGTGCTGACCCCGGTCTTGGACGACTACGACATCGTCCTCATGGACTGCCAGCCCTCGCTCGGCCTGCTCACCGTCAACGCGCTCACGGCCGCCCATGGAGTGATCATCCCGCTGGAGTGCGAGTTCTTCGCACTTCGCGGTGTGGCCCTGCTCATCCAGACCATCGAAAAGATCCAGGAACGGCTCAACCCTCGACTTGAGCTTGAGGGAATTCTGGCCACGATGTACGACGCACGCACGCTCCATGGTCGGGAGGTGCTCGCCCGCGTTGTCGAGGCGTTCGGCGATCGGGTCTTCCACACCGTGATCAACCGCACCGTGCGCTTCCCCGAGACCACCGTCGCGGGCGAGCCGATCACCACCTACGCATCGAGCTCCGCCGGAGCCGGTGCGTACCGCGACCTGGCCAGAGAGGTGCTCGCCCGATGA
- a CDS encoding segregation/condensation protein A, which yields MPGEAAPSAPGVSLPLAATGFSVHLDVFEGPFDLLLQLISKHQLDVTEVALSKVTDEFIAHIRALGQEWDLGQATEFLVVAATLLDLKAARLLPSAEVEDEDDLALLEARDLLFARLLQYRAYKQAAAHLAGLLAAESRRFPRQVSLEPRFAGLLPEVLLGLGPQEFAAIAARAMTPRAEPEVAVDHVHGGTVSVREQTALLHERLRRTGGGSFRNLTADCQGTLEVVARFLGLLELFREGLVAFEQVEALGELHVRWTGGDDRAVGEATEDGGAAAGAAAGAEWDEPLGGPDDDAAPSSSANGGRR from the coding sequence GTGCCGGGAGAGGCCGCACCGAGCGCTCCTGGCGTCTCGCTCCCGCTGGCGGCGACTGGCTTCTCGGTGCACCTCGACGTCTTCGAGGGCCCCTTCGACCTGCTGCTCCAGCTCATCAGCAAGCACCAGCTCGACGTCACCGAGGTGGCGCTGTCGAAGGTCACCGACGAGTTCATCGCCCACATCCGGGCGCTCGGTCAGGAGTGGGACCTCGGCCAGGCGACCGAGTTCCTCGTGGTCGCGGCCACCCTGCTCGACCTCAAGGCCGCGCGGCTGCTCCCGTCGGCCGAGGTCGAGGACGAGGACGACCTGGCGCTGCTCGAGGCCCGCGACCTGCTGTTCGCCCGGCTGCTGCAGTACCGCGCCTACAAGCAAGCAGCCGCTCACCTGGCCGGCCTGCTCGCCGCTGAGTCGCGGCGCTTCCCGCGGCAGGTCTCGCTCGAGCCGCGTTTCGCAGGACTGCTCCCGGAGGTCCTGCTCGGCCTCGGGCCGCAGGAGTTCGCCGCGATCGCCGCGCGGGCGATGACGCCCCGGGCCGAGCCCGAGGTCGCGGTGGACCACGTCCACGGCGGGACGGTGAGCGTGCGCGAGCAGACCGCTCTGCTGCACGAGCGGCTCCGTCGTACCGGCGGGGGCTCCTTCCGCAACCTCACGGCGGACTGCCAGGGCACCCTCGAGGTCGTCGCCCGCTTCCTGGGCCTGCTGGAGCTGTTCCGCGAGGGTCTGGTGGCCTTCGAGCAGGTCGAGGCGCTCGGTGAGCTGCACGTGCGCTGGACCGGTGGCGACGACCGCGCCGTGGGCGAGGCGACCGAGGATGGGGGAGCGGCTGCCGGGGCTGCTGCGGGCGCGGAGTGGGACGAGCCGTTGGGTGGGCCGGACGACGACGCGGCGCCGTCGTCCAGTGCGAATGGAGGGCGCCGATGA